One stretch of Arachis duranensis cultivar V14167 chromosome 1, aradu.V14167.gnm2.J7QH, whole genome shotgun sequence DNA includes these proteins:
- the LOC107470346 gene encoding diacylglycerol O-acyltransferase 3 — MEVSGAVLRNVTCPSFSVHVSSRRRGGDDCVTVPVRMRKKAVVRCCCGFSDSGHVQYYGDEKKKEKGTAMLSTKKKLKMLKKRVLFDDLQGNLTSDAAAEVLMKQLEQVRAEEKELKKKRKQEKKEAKLKASKMNTNPDCESSSSSSESESSESECDNEVVDMKKNIKVGVAVADSPRKAETMIYTPPLLPEDVSANHHHHNAVELFSRNNDISVGSINGGLKNENAAVITTEAIPQKRIEVCMGNKCKKSGSIALLQEFERVVGAEGGAAAAVVGCKCMGKCKSAPNVRIQNSTADKIAEGFNDSVKVPANPLCIGVALEDVETIVARFLGENQESTNE, encoded by the exons ATGGAGGTTTCAGGCGCCGTTCTAAGGAATGTCACGTGCCCTTCCTTTTCTGTGCACGTGAGTTCCCGTCGTCGTGGTGGTGATGATTGTGTTACGGTGCCGGTGAGGATGAGAAAAAAGGCGGTGGTGCGTTGTTGCTGCGGGTTCAGTGATTCGGGGCATGTGCAGTATTACGGGgacgagaagaagaaggagaagggaaCCGCTATGTTGAGCAccaagaagaagctcaagatgCTGAAGAAACGTGTCCTTTTCGATGATCTTCAAGGAAACCTAACTtcg GATGCTGCTGCTGAGGTTTTGATGAAGCAGCTAGAGCAAGTAAGGGCAGAGGAGaaggaattgaagaaaaaaaggaagcaAGAGAAGAAGGAGGCAAAACTCAAAGCCTCTAAGATGAACACCAATCCTGATTGCGAATCGTCATCGTCATCATCTGAATCTGAATCAAGTGAGAGTGAATGTGACAATGAGGTGGTTGACATGAAGAAGAACATTAAGGTTGGTGTTGCCGTTGCCGATTCCCCACGAAAGGCGGAAACGATGATCTATACACCTCCCTTGTTGCCCGAGGATGTTAGTGCTAATCACCATCATCATAATGCCGTGGAATTATTCTCTAGAAACAATGACATATCAGTTGGAAGCATTAATGGTGGCCTTAAGAATGAGAATGCTGCCGTTATTACCACTGAAGCTAttcctcagaagaggattgAGGTATGCATGGGAAACAAGTGCAAGAAATCAGGATCTATTGCATTGTTGCAAGAATTTGAGAGAGTGGTTGGTGCTGAAGGAGGTGCTGCTGCTGCAGTTGTTGGATGCAAGTGCATGGGGAAGTGCAAGAGTGCACCTAATGTGAGGATTCAGAACTCTACTGCAGATAAAATAGCTGAGGGGTTCAATGATTCAGTTAAGGTTCCAGCTAACCCTCTTTGCATTGGGGTTGCATTGGAGGATGTTGAAACCATTGTTGCTAGATTCTTGGGCGAGAATCAGGAAAGTACTAATGAATAA
- the LOC107470328 gene encoding protein CHUP1, chloroplastic isoform X1, giving the protein MQYCSEIFIRKFLGRPNLTETEIMKQKMPPSLSPSPPPPPSPPTTARSFLSKQHNDRSLHSSSPSPTTRLRGSYKARESPKTPPESVVNGVVPVVSSKRAKSVPPDLKNNSKAKRGVVLSNKAKPNEEVVVLGSQKAVEEAKVVVGRFVRSQHGSVEQFARPRRKVIGDSGLSRRIEDEADGVVKKKEKELPEKLEVSENLIKDLKSEVVALKAELDRVKGLNVELESKNKKLSEDLAAAEAKMVAAVGTSGKKEAIGEHQSPKFKDIQKLIADKLERSKVKKEATPEAIFRKASSIPSPTATIHVNNESKSIERKSPPNQCLPPPPPPPLPPSMPSRPLAKLASAQKAPPLVELFHSLKNHDMKRDIKGPLNHPQPVAISAHSSIVGEIQNRSAHLLAIRVDIETKGEFINDLIKKVEDAAYMDIEEVLKFVDWLDGELSSLVDERAVLKHFKWPEKKADAMREAAVEYRELKLLEQEISSYKDDSDIPCGAALKKMASLLDKSELSIQRLIKLRNSVMRSYQAYNIPTAWMLDSGIMSKIKQASMTLAKMYMKRVTMELESNRNTDRESSQDSLLLQGVHFAYRAHQFAGGLDSETLCAFEEIRQRVPGHLAAGSRELLAGIPMAITMKSH; this is encoded by the exons ATGCAATATTGCAGTGAAATATTCATCAGAAAGTTTCTTGGCag ACCCAATTTGACTGAAACAGAAATAATGAAGCAGAAAATGCCACCTTCACTTTCACCTTCACCACCACCCCCACCATCGCCACCTACAACAGCAAGGAGTTTCTTGTCGAAGCAGCACAATGATAGGTCCCTGCATAGTTCATCACCATCACCAACAACACGTTTGAGGGGTTCTTATAAGGCTAGAGAATCTCCAAAGACACCACCTGAATCTGTTGTTAATGGGGTTGTGCCGGTTGTTTCATCGAAAAGAGCTAAGTCAGTGCCACCAGACCTGAAGAACAATTCAAAGGCCAAAAGGGGTGTTGTGTTGAGCAATAAGGCTAAGCCAAATGAAGAGGTCGTGGTTTTAGGGTCTCAGAAAGCAGTTGAGGAAGCTAAGGTTGTTGTTGGTCGTTTTGTGAGGAGCCAGCATGGTAGTGTGGAACAGTTTGCTAGGCCAAGGAGAAAGGTGATTGGGGATTCAGGGTTGAGTAGGAGAATTGAAGATGAAGCTGATGGTGttgtgaagaagaaggagaaagagttGCCGGAGAAGCTTGAGGTGAGTGAGAATTTGATCAAGGATTTGAAGTCTGAGGTGGTGGCCTTGAAGGCTGAGTTGGATAGAGTTAAGGGTTTGAATGTGGAGCTTGAATCCAAGAACAAGAAGCTCAGTGAGGATCTTGCTGCTGCTGAAGCTAAGATGGTAGCAGCTGTTGGTACCagtggcaag AAGGAGGCAATTGGAGAACACCAGAGCCCCAAATTCAAAGACATACAGAAACTCATTGCTGACAAATTGGAAAGGTCTAAAGTGAAAAAAGAAGCCACTCCTGAAGCGATTTTTCGTAAAGCTTCTTCAATACCGTCTCCAACAGCAACAATTCATGTCAATAATGAATCCAAAAGTATAGAGAGAAAGTCTCCACCAAACCAGTGCTTGCCACCACCTCCTCCACCTCCGCTGCCACCATCAATGCCATCTCGGCCTTTAGCAAAGTTAGCTAGCGCCCAAAAGGCCCCACCACTTGTTGAATTATTTCACTCCTTAAAGAATCATGATATGAAGAGAGACATAAAAGGGCCTCTGAATCATCCACAACCGGTAGCTATTAGTGCACACAGTAGCATTGTGGGAGAAATTCAGAACCGTTCAGCTCATCTTTTAGCA ATAAGGGTAGACATTGAAACAAAAGGGGAGTTCATCAATGACCTTATCAAAAAGGTGGAAGATGCAGCCTACATGGACATTGAAGAAGTCTTAAAGTTTGTTGATTGGCTTGATGGTGAATTATCCTCATTG GTGGATGAGCGTGCTGTGTTGAAACATTTCAAGTGGCCTGAGAAGAAAGCCGATGCGATGCGAGAGGCTGCAGTTGAGTATCGGGAGCTTAAGCTATTAGAACAGGAGATTTCCTCCTACAAGGATGACTCCGACATTCCATGTGGAGCTGCCTTGAAAAAAATGGCCAGCCTCTTAGACAA GTCTGAACTGAGCATACAGAGGCTAATCAAGCTGCGAAATTCTGTCATGCGTTCGTACCAAGCGTACAACATTCCAACCGCTTGGATGCTTGATTCGGGGATAATGAGCaag ATAAAGCAGGCTTCCATGACTCTAGCCAAGATGTACATGAAAAGAGTGACAATGGAGCTCGAATCCAACCGGAACACAGACAGAGAATCTAGCCAAGATTCTCTTCTGCTTCAGGGTGTTCATTTTGCATACAGAGCTCATCAG TTTGCTGGAGGCCTAGACTCGGAAACACTGTGCGCTTTCGAAGAGATAAGGCAACGCGTGCCGGGACACCTTGCAGCAGGGTCTAGAGAACTTTTGGCTGGCATACCAATGGCAATCACCATGAAAAGTCATTGA
- the LOC107470328 gene encoding protein CHUP1, chloroplastic isoform X2: MQYCSEIFIRKFLGRPNLTETEIMKQKMPPSLSPSPPPPPSPPTTARSFLSKQHNDRSLHSSSPSPTTRLRGSYKARESPKTPPESVVNGVVPVVSSKRAKSVPPDLKNNSKAKRGVVLSNKAKPNEEVVVLGSQKAVEEAKVVVGRFVRSQHGSVEQFARPRRKVIGDSGLSRRIEDEADGVVKKKEKELPEKLEVSENLIKDLKSEVVALKAELDRVKGLNVELESKNKKLSEDLAAAEAKMVAAVGTSGKEAIGEHQSPKFKDIQKLIADKLERSKVKKEATPEAIFRKASSIPSPTATIHVNNESKSIERKSPPNQCLPPPPPPPLPPSMPSRPLAKLASAQKAPPLVELFHSLKNHDMKRDIKGPLNHPQPVAISAHSSIVGEIQNRSAHLLAIRVDIETKGEFINDLIKKVEDAAYMDIEEVLKFVDWLDGELSSLVDERAVLKHFKWPEKKADAMREAAVEYRELKLLEQEISSYKDDSDIPCGAALKKMASLLDKSELSIQRLIKLRNSVMRSYQAYNIPTAWMLDSGIMSKIKQASMTLAKMYMKRVTMELESNRNTDRESSQDSLLLQGVHFAYRAHQFAGGLDSETLCAFEEIRQRVPGHLAAGSRELLAGIPMAITMKSH, encoded by the exons ATGCAATATTGCAGTGAAATATTCATCAGAAAGTTTCTTGGCag ACCCAATTTGACTGAAACAGAAATAATGAAGCAGAAAATGCCACCTTCACTTTCACCTTCACCACCACCCCCACCATCGCCACCTACAACAGCAAGGAGTTTCTTGTCGAAGCAGCACAATGATAGGTCCCTGCATAGTTCATCACCATCACCAACAACACGTTTGAGGGGTTCTTATAAGGCTAGAGAATCTCCAAAGACACCACCTGAATCTGTTGTTAATGGGGTTGTGCCGGTTGTTTCATCGAAAAGAGCTAAGTCAGTGCCACCAGACCTGAAGAACAATTCAAAGGCCAAAAGGGGTGTTGTGTTGAGCAATAAGGCTAAGCCAAATGAAGAGGTCGTGGTTTTAGGGTCTCAGAAAGCAGTTGAGGAAGCTAAGGTTGTTGTTGGTCGTTTTGTGAGGAGCCAGCATGGTAGTGTGGAACAGTTTGCTAGGCCAAGGAGAAAGGTGATTGGGGATTCAGGGTTGAGTAGGAGAATTGAAGATGAAGCTGATGGTGttgtgaagaagaaggagaaagagttGCCGGAGAAGCTTGAGGTGAGTGAGAATTTGATCAAGGATTTGAAGTCTGAGGTGGTGGCCTTGAAGGCTGAGTTGGATAGAGTTAAGGGTTTGAATGTGGAGCTTGAATCCAAGAACAAGAAGCTCAGTGAGGATCTTGCTGCTGCTGAAGCTAAGATGGTAGCAGCTGTTGGTACCagtggcaag GAGGCAATTGGAGAACACCAGAGCCCCAAATTCAAAGACATACAGAAACTCATTGCTGACAAATTGGAAAGGTCTAAAGTGAAAAAAGAAGCCACTCCTGAAGCGATTTTTCGTAAAGCTTCTTCAATACCGTCTCCAACAGCAACAATTCATGTCAATAATGAATCCAAAAGTATAGAGAGAAAGTCTCCACCAAACCAGTGCTTGCCACCACCTCCTCCACCTCCGCTGCCACCATCAATGCCATCTCGGCCTTTAGCAAAGTTAGCTAGCGCCCAAAAGGCCCCACCACTTGTTGAATTATTTCACTCCTTAAAGAATCATGATATGAAGAGAGACATAAAAGGGCCTCTGAATCATCCACAACCGGTAGCTATTAGTGCACACAGTAGCATTGTGGGAGAAATTCAGAACCGTTCAGCTCATCTTTTAGCA ATAAGGGTAGACATTGAAACAAAAGGGGAGTTCATCAATGACCTTATCAAAAAGGTGGAAGATGCAGCCTACATGGACATTGAAGAAGTCTTAAAGTTTGTTGATTGGCTTGATGGTGAATTATCCTCATTG GTGGATGAGCGTGCTGTGTTGAAACATTTCAAGTGGCCTGAGAAGAAAGCCGATGCGATGCGAGAGGCTGCAGTTGAGTATCGGGAGCTTAAGCTATTAGAACAGGAGATTTCCTCCTACAAGGATGACTCCGACATTCCATGTGGAGCTGCCTTGAAAAAAATGGCCAGCCTCTTAGACAA GTCTGAACTGAGCATACAGAGGCTAATCAAGCTGCGAAATTCTGTCATGCGTTCGTACCAAGCGTACAACATTCCAACCGCTTGGATGCTTGATTCGGGGATAATGAGCaag ATAAAGCAGGCTTCCATGACTCTAGCCAAGATGTACATGAAAAGAGTGACAATGGAGCTCGAATCCAACCGGAACACAGACAGAGAATCTAGCCAAGATTCTCTTCTGCTTCAGGGTGTTCATTTTGCATACAGAGCTCATCAG TTTGCTGGAGGCCTAGACTCGGAAACACTGTGCGCTTTCGAAGAGATAAGGCAACGCGTGCCGGGACACCTTGCAGCAGGGTCTAGAGAACTTTTGGCTGGCATACCAATGGCAATCACCATGAAAAGTCATTGA
- the LOC107470328 gene encoding protein CHUP1, chloroplastic isoform X3 → MNRPNLTETEIMKQKMPPSLSPSPPPPPSPPTTARSFLSKQHNDRSLHSSSPSPTTRLRGSYKARESPKTPPESVVNGVVPVVSSKRAKSVPPDLKNNSKAKRGVVLSNKAKPNEEVVVLGSQKAVEEAKVVVGRFVRSQHGSVEQFARPRRKVIGDSGLSRRIEDEADGVVKKKEKELPEKLEVSENLIKDLKSEVVALKAELDRVKGLNVELESKNKKLSEDLAAAEAKMVAAVGTSGKKEAIGEHQSPKFKDIQKLIADKLERSKVKKEATPEAIFRKASSIPSPTATIHVNNESKSIERKSPPNQCLPPPPPPPLPPSMPSRPLAKLASAQKAPPLVELFHSLKNHDMKRDIKGPLNHPQPVAISAHSSIVGEIQNRSAHLLAIRVDIETKGEFINDLIKKVEDAAYMDIEEVLKFVDWLDGELSSLVDERAVLKHFKWPEKKADAMREAAVEYRELKLLEQEISSYKDDSDIPCGAALKKMASLLDKSELSIQRLIKLRNSVMRSYQAYNIPTAWMLDSGIMSKIKQASMTLAKMYMKRVTMELESNRNTDRESSQDSLLLQGVHFAYRAHQFAGGLDSETLCAFEEIRQRVPGHLAAGSRELLAGIPMAITMKSH, encoded by the exons atgaacag ACCCAATTTGACTGAAACAGAAATAATGAAGCAGAAAATGCCACCTTCACTTTCACCTTCACCACCACCCCCACCATCGCCACCTACAACAGCAAGGAGTTTCTTGTCGAAGCAGCACAATGATAGGTCCCTGCATAGTTCATCACCATCACCAACAACACGTTTGAGGGGTTCTTATAAGGCTAGAGAATCTCCAAAGACACCACCTGAATCTGTTGTTAATGGGGTTGTGCCGGTTGTTTCATCGAAAAGAGCTAAGTCAGTGCCACCAGACCTGAAGAACAATTCAAAGGCCAAAAGGGGTGTTGTGTTGAGCAATAAGGCTAAGCCAAATGAAGAGGTCGTGGTTTTAGGGTCTCAGAAAGCAGTTGAGGAAGCTAAGGTTGTTGTTGGTCGTTTTGTGAGGAGCCAGCATGGTAGTGTGGAACAGTTTGCTAGGCCAAGGAGAAAGGTGATTGGGGATTCAGGGTTGAGTAGGAGAATTGAAGATGAAGCTGATGGTGttgtgaagaagaaggagaaagagttGCCGGAGAAGCTTGAGGTGAGTGAGAATTTGATCAAGGATTTGAAGTCTGAGGTGGTGGCCTTGAAGGCTGAGTTGGATAGAGTTAAGGGTTTGAATGTGGAGCTTGAATCCAAGAACAAGAAGCTCAGTGAGGATCTTGCTGCTGCTGAAGCTAAGATGGTAGCAGCTGTTGGTACCagtggcaag AAGGAGGCAATTGGAGAACACCAGAGCCCCAAATTCAAAGACATACAGAAACTCATTGCTGACAAATTGGAAAGGTCTAAAGTGAAAAAAGAAGCCACTCCTGAAGCGATTTTTCGTAAAGCTTCTTCAATACCGTCTCCAACAGCAACAATTCATGTCAATAATGAATCCAAAAGTATAGAGAGAAAGTCTCCACCAAACCAGTGCTTGCCACCACCTCCTCCACCTCCGCTGCCACCATCAATGCCATCTCGGCCTTTAGCAAAGTTAGCTAGCGCCCAAAAGGCCCCACCACTTGTTGAATTATTTCACTCCTTAAAGAATCATGATATGAAGAGAGACATAAAAGGGCCTCTGAATCATCCACAACCGGTAGCTATTAGTGCACACAGTAGCATTGTGGGAGAAATTCAGAACCGTTCAGCTCATCTTTTAGCA ATAAGGGTAGACATTGAAACAAAAGGGGAGTTCATCAATGACCTTATCAAAAAGGTGGAAGATGCAGCCTACATGGACATTGAAGAAGTCTTAAAGTTTGTTGATTGGCTTGATGGTGAATTATCCTCATTG GTGGATGAGCGTGCTGTGTTGAAACATTTCAAGTGGCCTGAGAAGAAAGCCGATGCGATGCGAGAGGCTGCAGTTGAGTATCGGGAGCTTAAGCTATTAGAACAGGAGATTTCCTCCTACAAGGATGACTCCGACATTCCATGTGGAGCTGCCTTGAAAAAAATGGCCAGCCTCTTAGACAA GTCTGAACTGAGCATACAGAGGCTAATCAAGCTGCGAAATTCTGTCATGCGTTCGTACCAAGCGTACAACATTCCAACCGCTTGGATGCTTGATTCGGGGATAATGAGCaag ATAAAGCAGGCTTCCATGACTCTAGCCAAGATGTACATGAAAAGAGTGACAATGGAGCTCGAATCCAACCGGAACACAGACAGAGAATCTAGCCAAGATTCTCTTCTGCTTCAGGGTGTTCATTTTGCATACAGAGCTCATCAG TTTGCTGGAGGCCTAGACTCGGAAACACTGTGCGCTTTCGAAGAGATAAGGCAACGCGTGCCGGGACACCTTGCAGCAGGGTCTAGAGAACTTTTGGCTGGCATACCAATGGCAATCACCATGAAAAGTCATTGA